The nucleotide window GCAGCCGTGCGGAGTACGACCGTGCGAAGGTGCGCGCCAGCATGCAGTTGGCGATTCGCAAGCGCCCCGTGAGTGCCGAAGCGATGGATGCCGCGATTGCGCGCATCGAGTACAAGCTGCTGGCCGGTGCGGAGCGCGAAGTGGTGAGCCAGCGCATTGGCGAACTGGTGATGCGCGAGCTCAAGCGTCTGGACAAGATCGCGTACATCCGGTTCGCGTCGGTGTATCGCAGCTTCGAAGACATTGCGGAATTCCGCGATGTGCTCGAAGAGATCGACAGCACCGACGTCAAGCCTAAGCGAAAGCCGGTGGCCTGAGCGCGAACGCGGCAAACGCTGCACATGCAGGACGGAAAACCCGTCGTTCCCGAAAGGGTACGGCGGGTTTTTTATTGGCTATTCATTCCGTGAAGTTAATGTCGGGAATTTTCAATGTTGGGAAATAATTTAATTGAAGATTGGGTGATGTATTAAAAGACTGCAGGGGTGACCGGCTTTCAATAAGTCGCCTCATAGAATTC belongs to Pandoraea norimbergensis and includes:
- the nrdR gene encoding transcriptional regulator NrdR; this encodes MRCPFCRHDDTQVIDSREAEDGAAIRRRRRCPSCDKRFTTYERVELTMPAVVKKDGSRAEYDRAKVRASMQLAIRKRPVSAEAMDAAIARIEYKLLAGAEREVVSQRIGELVMRELKRLDKIAYIRFASVYRSFEDIAEFRDVLEEIDSTDVKPKRKPVA